Below is a genomic region from Sulfitobacter sp. OXR-159.
ACGCTGCTTTCCGCTAGGCTGGCCAAGTCCCGAGATAAACCCGGCGATCCCGGCACGTACTTCTTCCAGCCCTAGCAGTTACCCACGAAAAAAATGCGGCGCAGAGACCTGCGCCGCTTTTCCTATTCCGCAGCAATCATCTCACCGCGAAAGCGACATCAGACGCGGTCACTCTGCGCGAGTGATCCGCTCCCCTGTCCTGCCATACCGCCAGAGACTTCCTCGGTGGCTTCACCCGAAAGCTCCTCGGGCAGCACAAGGTTAAGAACGATGGCGATGAGGGCCGCGGGCAGAATGCCCGAAGTCCCTAGGACTTTCAGCGTGCCCGGCAGATACTGAAGCGCATCCGGCTCAAGCTGCAGGCCCAGACCAAGCGACAGCGCGATGGCAAAAATTACCATGTTGCGACGGTTCCAGTTCACATCGGACAGCATCGAGATACCAGCCGCGACCACCATGCCGAACATCACGATGACACCACCGCCCAGCACTTCGATCGGGATCGAAGAGATCACCGCACCGATTTTGGGAACAAGACCGCATATGATCAGAAAAATCGCCCCGATTGTAACGACCATCCGGCTCATCACACCCGTCATGGCGATGAGACCTACGTTCTGACTGAACGACGTATTGGGCAGCGCGCCGAACATGCCCGAGATGGCCGTGCCGATCCCATCTGCATAGGTCGCCCCTTGGATTTCGCGGTCGCTCGCCTCACGGCCTGCGCCCCCTTTGGTGATCCCGGAAACATCGCCAACAGTTTCGATGGCCGAGACGAAAGACATGGCACAAAAGCCGATAACCGCGGCGGCCGAGAATTCGATGCCAAAGTGTAGCGGGTTCGGCAGCGCAAAGCTTGCCGCTTGACCTACGTTGCCAAGATTGACCTGACCAAGCGCAAAGGCGACGACATAGCCAACCAAAAGGCCGATCAGAACGGCCGACACAGAAAGCATGCCGCGGGTAAAGAACTTCAGGCCAAGGGTCACCAAAATCACGGTACCTGCCATGAACCAGTTGAGCCCGGAGCCGTATTCTTCGGTGCCGATTGCAGGCACACCCCCTGCCGCATATTGAACACCGACCTTGACCAGAGCCAGGCCAATCATGGTCACGACCAAGCCAGTGACCAACGGCGGCAGTGCAAAACGAAGTCTCCCGATGAATAGCCCTAGAAAGGCGTGGAACAGGCCACCGGCGACGATACCCCCCATCAGGACCGCAATCGCGTCCACGCCCTTCCCGGCGACAAGCGGGATCATAATTGGAATAAAGGCAAACGATGTGCCCTGCACGATCGGCAAGCGCGCGCCAATCGGACCTACGCCGACCGACTGAAACAGCGTCGCGACCCCGGCAAAGAACATGGACATCTGTATCATGTAGATCATTTGCGGGAAATCAGGGCTGTTTGAGCCAAAGCCGAAACCTGCAGCGCCGCACACGATGATCGCCGGAGTGACGTTCGATACGAACATCGCCAGCACGTGCTGGATCCCCAGCGGCACCGCTTTTGTGAGCGGCGGGGTGTAATTTGGATCGCGGAGTTGGTCCGGCGTTCCGATGGATGCATCAGACATTATAATTGTCCCTCCCTATGGATGCGTGAGCCGGCGTTTTTTTTTGCCGAGTTATTTATTGTCGCTCGATGATGAATGGCTCATCGAACCAATGTTCCTCCAGATTTGGCCCCTCGCCGACGCGGTCGACAACCATGAAAAGCCCCGGATCGGACAGCGGACACAAAACCCCGTGCCAGACGTTGCGCCCGATGTTCACGCCCTGCCCCGGCCCAGCAATAAAGGCCCGGGGCGCAACCGGAGCACCGTCTTTATCTTCGGCTAGCACGACCAGATATTCGCCTTCCTGCATCGGCAGAAAAGCTTGGCTGCCCAAAGGATGACGCTCCATCATTTCCATTTTGAAAGGCAGGGAGAACGATGTGGATTGAAAGACGCTGACCCCTACGCGACCATCAACGTCGAGGGTCGCCCGATCATGAAAACGTCCGCAACGCCCTTGGTTTATGAGCTTGTCGGGCGTGTCTGATGCATCGATCAGTTCTGCTAGCCCCGCAATGGCATCGCAATTAATTGTGGTTGCCGTCAAAACGGTGTTCATGATGCAAACCTCTCAATCAGGCGCAGTTCTGCAATGCGCTCAACCTGTCGGCAGGCTTCGGAGAACTCGGTATCGCGGTTATTTTTGATACGGCGGTGAAACGCTTCGAGAATGCTCGATTTGGTGTTGTCCTTCACGGCGATGATGAAAGGAAAGCCGTGCCGCTCAACGTATTCAGCGTTGAGGTTCTGGAAGGTCTCCCGTTCTTCGTCGGTCAGCAAATCCAGTCCGGCACCCGCCTGTTCGGCAGTGCTTTCCTTTGTGAGGCGCCCGGCTGCCGCCAGTTTTCCCGCCAAATCAGGGTGGGCGGTCAGCACACCCAGCCGCTGTTCTTCGGATGCGCTACGGAACACACGCGCCAGCGCGTTGTGAATGCCTGCTGCATTGTCATGGGTCGCACCAAGCTCAAGATCAAAGGCACCCTCGGCAATCCAAGGGCTGTGTTCGAACATGCCACCAAATTCCGCGACAAAAGTTTCCCTGTCCATTTCAGATGGCGCGGTCCCCTCGGCAGGCGGGTGCAGGCTTGCCCAGTGATCGGCGATCTGTTCCCGTGTGGCGAACCAGACCCCGTCGTGTTTCGCGAAATGTTCCAAGGCGCGTTTCAATGCCATTGCGCGCCCCGGACGCCCAATGAGACGACAGTGCAAGCCGATCGAAAGCATCTTGGGCGCACCTTCGGCCCCCTCGGCATAGAGCATGTCAAAGCTATCCTTGAGATAGCTCTCAAACTGATCACCGTTCGTGTATCCCGCTTGAATCGCAAAGCGCATGTCATTGCAGTCCATCGTGTAAGGCACGATCAACTGGTCCTTACCGCCAGCCCGCACCCAGTAGGGCAAATCATCAGCATAGCTGTCGGCGATATAGGCGAAATCGCCCTCCTCGGCGGCAAGGTCCACAGTGTTCATGGAGCAGCGTCCGG
It encodes:
- a CDS encoding uracil-xanthine permease family protein, translating into MSDASIGTPDQLRDPNYTPPLTKAVPLGIQHVLAMFVSNVTPAIIVCGAAGFGFGSNSPDFPQMIYMIQMSMFFAGVATLFQSVGVGPIGARLPIVQGTSFAFIPIMIPLVAGKGVDAIAVLMGGIVAGGLFHAFLGLFIGRLRFALPPLVTGLVVTMIGLALVKVGVQYAAGGVPAIGTEEYGSGLNWFMAGTVILVTLGLKFFTRGMLSVSAVLIGLLVGYVVAFALGQVNLGNVGQAASFALPNPLHFGIEFSAAAVIGFCAMSFVSAIETVGDVSGITKGGAGREASDREIQGATYADGIGTAISGMFGALPNTSFSQNVGLIAMTGVMSRMVVTIGAIFLIICGLVPKIGAVISSIPIEVLGGGVIVMFGMVVAAGISMLSDVNWNRRNMVIFAIALSLGLGLQLEPDALQYLPGTLKVLGTSGILPAALIAIVLNLVLPEELSGEATEEVSGGMAGQGSGSLAQSDRV
- a CDS encoding ureidoglycolate lyase, whose product is MNTVLTATTINCDAIAGLAELIDASDTPDKLINQGRCGRFHDRATLDVDGRVGVSVFQSTSFSLPFKMEMMERHPLGSQAFLPMQEGEYLVVLAEDKDGAPVAPRAFIAGPGQGVNIGRNVWHGVLCPLSDPGLFMVVDRVGEGPNLEEHWFDEPFIIERQ
- the puuE gene encoding allantoinase PuuE; amino-acid sequence: MKRYPRDMTGYGGAVPAAQWPNGAKIAVQIVLNYEEGGENNILHGDAASEAFLSEITGAAPWQGQRHWNMESIYEYGSRAGFWRVHKLLKNTPITVYGVATALMRAPQQLKAMKEAGWEIASHGLKWIEYKDMEPQEERAQIREAIRLHTEVVGEAPRGWYTGRCSMNTVDLAAEEGDFAYIADSYADDLPYWVRAGGKDQLIVPYTMDCNDMRFAIQAGYTNGDQFESYLKDSFDMLYAEGAEGAPKMLSIGLHCRLIGRPGRAMALKRALEHFAKHDGVWFATREQIADHWASLHPPAEGTAPSEMDRETFVAEFGGMFEHSPWIAEGAFDLELGATHDNAAGIHNALARVFRSASEEQRLGVLTAHPDLAGKLAAAGRLTKESTAEQAGAGLDLLTDEERETFQNLNAEYVERHGFPFIIAVKDNTKSSILEAFHRRIKNNRDTEFSEACRQVERIAELRLIERFAS